One Trachemys scripta elegans isolate TJP31775 chromosome 4, CAS_Tse_1.0, whole genome shotgun sequence genomic region harbors:
- the ABHD12B gene encoding protein ABHD12B, with the protein MKRRSERGVVPPPGPQGEGPAARAGDPPAGSPRPRRRRASWLFRTLILHLFVIYVSVPFLIRLFPALLAKFVFLNIVAFPFVDFGKPELLLNHTVNFYLTTEPEVTIGVWHVLPGSRGIEAQGKDHSWYEETLADDNPVIIYLHGNGGNRASGHRVSLMKVMSAAGFHILALDYRGYGDSSGYPSEMGFTTDVMCLYDWVKARSGNSTVLFWGHSLGSGVATNVARKLLEEKGIQVDLIVLESSYTNIREAAAHIPITRIYRQFPGFEYFILDSMALGDMFFRSDENVKVLSSPLLILHSEDDPILPIHLGRKLFEIALHSYENKDKVKFVAFPEKLGLAHENICSDPELPDIVKDFLKNIK; encoded by the exons GAGGAGAGCATCCTGGTTATTCAGAACCCTAATCCTGCATCTCTTCGTTATTTATGTTTCCGTACCGTTCCTTATACGTCTCTTTCCTGCGCTGTTGGCCAAGTTTGTCTTTCTCAATATTG TGGCATTTCCCTTTGTGGACTTTGGGAAACCTGAATTGCTGCTGAACCATACTGTAAACTTCTATCTCACAACCGAACCGGAGGTCACCATCGGCGTCTG GCATGTTTTGCCTGGCAGCAGGGGGATAGAAGCTCAAGGGAAGGATCACAGCTGGTATGAAGAAACTCTTGCAGACGATAATCCGGTTATAATTTATCTCCATGGCAATGGAGGTAACAG GGCTTCAGGGCACCGAGTTTCCTTGATGAAG GTGATGAGTGCTGCAGGCTTCCATATACTGGCTCTTGACTACAGAG GGTATGGGGACTCGAGTGGCTATCCAAGTGAGATGGGATTTACTACGGATGTCATGTGCCTCTATGACTGGGTAAAAGCCCGGAGTGGAAATAGCACAGTGCTCTTCTGGGGACACTCCTTGGGCAGTGG AGTAGCAACAAATGTTGCAAGAAAACTGCTTGAAGAAAAAG GCATCCAGGTGGACTTGATCGTTCTGGAATCGTCCTACACCAACATTCGGGAGGCAGCAGCTCATATCCCCATTACCAGA ATCTACCGTCAGTTCCCAGGATTTGAGTACTTCATCCTCGACTCAATGGCGTTGGGTGACATGTTTTTCCGTAGTGATGAGAA TGTTAAAGTGCTGTCCAGTCCCCTTTTGATTTTGCATTCAGAAGATGACCCTATCTTGCCCATCCACCTGGGTAGAAAG ctcttTGAGATTGCTCTCCACTCCTATGAGAACAAAGACAAGGTCAAGTTTGTTGCCTTTCCAGAGAAGCTGGGTTTAGCccatgaaaacatctgttcagatCCAGAACTGCCAGACATTGTGAA AGACTTCCTGAAGAACATCAAGTGA